The following coding sequences lie in one Polynucleobacter necessarius genomic window:
- a CDS encoding alpha/beta fold hydrolase — translation MLLHGLFAQKEQWIELACALANQGYQVIVPDLPGYGASTGYSVSVYPLESQVTKLNQFLTSIKVGSLHIAGSSMGGAIAAMYAAQYPN, via the coding sequence TTGCTATTACATGGTTTGTTTGCGCAAAAGGAGCAATGGATAGAACTCGCTTGCGCTTTGGCTAATCAAGGTTATCAAGTGATTGTTCCTGATTTGCCTGGTTATGGAGCTAGTACTGGCTACTCGGTTTCGGTCTATCCACTGGAATCTCAGGTTACCAAACTGAATCAATTTCTCACTTCTATTAAGGTAGGTTCATTGCATATCGCTGGAAGTTCCATGGGTGGTGCAATTGCAGCTATGTATGCCGCTCAATATCCGAATTAA
- a CDS encoding DUF1345 domain-containing protein codes for MVINMTCQTADVNIASSRMRFLVMIQGMTGFVFNTSLLALGINLISGVVAIN; via the coding sequence ATGGTGATTAACATGACTTGCCAAACTGCTGATGTCAATATTGCCAGTTCCAGAATGCGTTTTTTGGTCATGATTCAGGGTATGACAGGATTTGTATTTAACACCTCGTTACTAGCTTTGGGGATCAATCTCATTTCAGGGGTTGTAGCAATAAATTAA
- a CDS encoding response regulator transcription factor, giving the protein MDSNLKIAIVEDNDDLRALLMQDLCMAGYFVQGVESAEQLDEIFSINHFDVLIADVNLPGESGFAIAKRYKRLNSHLTVVMLTARTSTEDKVRGYESGADLYLTKPVSNIELLAVVGSISRHISAQNAAPEVKLNLKNLTLTGTKTVDLNKQEVAIVKALSEPQSSNLPYYQLLEICNEPVDETAKAGFEVRITRLRKKFVEIGVDKSLRALRGNGYQLLVNVHIVL; this is encoded by the coding sequence ATGGATTCCAATCTAAAAATAGCCATTGTTGAGGACAATGACGACTTAAGGGCCTTGTTAATGCAAGACCTCTGTATGGCTGGATATTTTGTACAGGGAGTGGAATCTGCTGAGCAGTTGGATGAAATTTTTTCTATAAATCACTTTGATGTTTTAATTGCAGACGTTAATTTGCCGGGCGAGAGCGGTTTTGCCATAGCAAAACGTTATAAAAGACTCAATTCCCATCTTACGGTTGTCATGCTTACCGCTCGCACTTCAACAGAGGACAAGGTAAGGGGCTATGAGTCAGGGGCAGACCTATATCTAACCAAGCCCGTTTCTAATATTGAATTGCTTGCTGTGGTTGGAAGTATCTCAAGACACATCAGTGCGCAGAATGCTGCACCAGAAGTTAAATTAAATCTGAAGAACCTCACTCTCACTGGTACAAAAACAGTAGACCTCAACAAGCAAGAAGTGGCAATTGTTAAAGCTTTGAGTGAGCCCCAATCTTCTAACTTGCCTTATTACCAGTTGTTGGAGATCTGCAATGAGCCTGTGGATGAGACTGCTAAAGCTGGATTTGAGGTTCGCATTACTAGGTTGCGAAAAAAATTCGTTGAAATTGGGGTGGACAAGTCATTGCGAGCCCTGCGCGGCAACGGATATCAACTATTAGTGAATGTGCATATCGTTTTGTAA
- a CDS encoding DUF1345 domain-containing protein → MKASRWTQYWHHIGATPRLLIVIIVGFGSFLLLPAGPNPVFRLAISWILAGVFALPYIMMYFSTQDHMLALSTKEDDGAAMILLVTVLASVASLVTIVIMLADIKVLPLHLAIRHVGVVLATYIISWLFVHTAFALHYAHAYYQELEKSKGSALIVCL, encoded by the coding sequence ATGAAAGCTTCCCGCTGGACCCAATATTGGCACCATATCGGCGCCACTCCTAGATTACTCATTGTGATAATCGTTGGATTTGGATCTTTTTTATTACTTCCAGCAGGCCCGAACCCAGTATTCCGTTTAGCGATCTCATGGATACTCGCCGGGGTCTTTGCCTTACCTTACATCATGATGTATTTTTCGACCCAAGATCACATGCTGGCGCTATCCACAAAAGAGGATGATGGCGCAGCGATGATTCTATTGGTGACTGTACTTGCATCAGTCGCCAGCTTGGTCACGATTGTGATCATGCTTGCAGACATCAAGGTACTTCCTCTCCATCTTGCCATTCGTCATGTTGGAGTAGTGCTGGCAACCTACATCATTTCTTGGCTGTTTGTTCATACGGCCTTTGCCCTGCATTACGCACATGCCTACTACCAAGAATTAGAAAAATCCAAAGGAAGCGCCCTTATTGTTTGCCTCTAA
- a CDS encoding amidohydrolase family protein, whose amino-acid sequence MKSFFDQGWQISIYSNGDKAIDQTLASYTKLLAGSAKPQDRRLRIEHFTINNESQVKQAAKLGVIPSFTIGHVDYWGSAFSNYIVGADRAKRIDPASRRL is encoded by the coding sequence ATGAAATCCTTCTTTGATCAAGGTTGGCAAATTTCTATATACTCCAATGGTGATAAGGCGATTGATCAAACTTTGGCTAGCTACACCAAGTTATTGGCTGGTTCTGCTAAACCACAAGACCGTCGTTTACGTATTGAGCATTTCACGATCAATAATGAATCTCAAGTAAAGCAAGCGGCAAAGCTGGGGGTTATTCCAAGCTTTACGATTGGACACGTAGATTATTGGGGATCTGCATTTAGCAATTACATTGTTGGCGCTGATCGTGCTAAGCGTATTGACCCAGCCAGCCGGAGACTTTAA
- a CDS encoding DUF2237 family protein: protein MHKEIALNVFGEPLIPCSFDPLTGFFRDGCCKTNEEDVGSHLVCAVVTDAFLQFSLQKGNDLITPRPEYQFPGLIAGDQWCLCINRWVEAFNADCAPLIKLESTHIKALETAPLNILKEFASEE from the coding sequence ATGCATAAAGAAATTGCACTAAACGTATTTGGTGAACCCCTTATCCCCTGCTCTTTTGATCCTTTAACTGGATTCTTTCGGGATGGTTGCTGTAAAACCAATGAAGAAGATGTTGGTAGTCACTTAGTTTGCGCCGTCGTTACAGATGCTTTTTTACAATTTAGCCTGCAAAAGGGCAATGACCTGATTACACCAAGACCCGAATATCAATTCCCTGGCTTGATTGCCGGAGATCAATGGTGCCTTTGTATTAATCGCTGGGTAGAAGCTTTCAACGCTGATTGCGCCCCATTGATTAAACTAGAGAGCACCCATATCAAAGCTCTGGAGACAGCGCCTCTCAATATTCTTAAGGAATTCGCGAGCGAAGAGTGA
- a CDS encoding amidohydrolase family protein, giving the protein MTGIYLGNIDPFKAMYATVTRQSDMGIFEPQEAITVRDALRMWTIWPAKAVGEDKIKSSIEVGKFTDMTVLSDNIFQITKDSLKDVKASMTVVGGRVVYQK; this is encoded by the coding sequence ATGACGGGTATTTATCTTGGCAATATAGATCCGTTTAAAGCGATGTATGCCACGGTCACTAGGCAATCCGATATGGGCATTTTTGAACCTCAAGAGGCCATTACCGTTCGAGATGCTTTAAGAATGTGGACAATTTGGCCAGCTAAAGCGGTTGGCGAGGACAAGATAAAAAGCAGTATTGAAGTGGGTAAATTTACCGACATGACAGTGCTCTCGGATAATATTTTTCAAATCACTAAAGACTCACTAAAGGATGTCAAAGCATCCATGACCGTTGTGGGCGGCAGAGTGGTCTATCAAAAATAA
- a CDS encoding linear amide C-N hydrolase — MKIKFTKALSTLLIATFAIAPAISNACTSFVLKNKDGSLVYARTIEFAMELPMKIALYPRNHQFKGTGPDGVAGSGLAWNGKYALIGLNAYDLDLIGDGMNEKGLMGGMQYLPVASEYQDPTGADAKNSIASYQVVNYILSNFATVDEIKAGLNKIFVNNSKFDKWNNEIVKMHFSLHDTNGKSIIIEYVKGQFNIYDNPMGAMANEPPFDWQMINLTNYLNLSPVDIGTRTIGGLNFTPRSAGSGMHGLPQATL; from the coding sequence ATGAAAATCAAATTCACCAAGGCCCTCAGCACATTGTTGATAGCTACCTTTGCAATTGCGCCAGCTATAAGTAATGCCTGTACTAGTTTTGTTTTAAAAAATAAGGATGGCAGCCTTGTATATGCCAGAACAATTGAATTTGCTATGGAATTGCCGATGAAAATTGCTTTGTATCCAAGAAATCATCAATTTAAAGGAACTGGCCCTGATGGTGTAGCTGGCTCTGGTTTAGCTTGGAATGGTAAGTATGCTCTCATTGGTCTTAATGCCTATGACTTAGATCTAATTGGCGATGGTATGAATGAAAAAGGCTTGATGGGCGGAATGCAGTATTTGCCCGTTGCCTCTGAGTATCAAGATCCAACGGGAGCTGATGCTAAAAACAGTATTGCTTCATACCAGGTTGTGAATTACATTTTGAGTAACTTCGCTACCGTAGATGAAATCAAGGCAGGACTGAACAAGATTTTTGTCAACAATTCAAAGTTTGATAAGTGGAATAATGAAATTGTGAAAATGCATTTCAGCCTCCACGATACCAATGGTAAGAGCATTATTATTGAATATGTAAAGGGTCAGTTCAATATTTACGACAACCCGATGGGCGCGATGGCTAATGAGCCGCCATTCGATTGGCAGATGATTAATCTCACAAATTATTTGAATTTATCTCCTGTAGACATTGGAACTAGGACAATTGGCGGCCTTAACTTCACACCTAGAAGTGCTGGTAGTGGTATGCATGGTCTCCCCCAGGCGACTTTATGA
- a CDS encoding amidohydrolase family protein, translated as MIGLYQILAKQSRSNSSLLLLAPDNQEVRIMHRNPKVLLLSSIAILTVFSLSAQAKEIADTVFINGQIETLNTKQPKANAVAIKNETFIAVGSNQKIKLFIGPTTKIIDLQQQLAVPGFVDAHTHPIKTIWLKEAWVDARFPDTPSVKQALLNIAERVSKTPKDQWIYVAGVSASENKFAEKRLPTKAELDQVAPNNPVIMANGAHMAIANNVALAKMGIKKGVTKLRHGAWRISR; from the coding sequence TTGATTGGTCTATATCAAATTCTAGCTAAACAATCCCGATCAAATAGTTCATTATTGCTTTTGGCGCCCGATAACCAAGAGGTAAGAATCATGCATCGCAATCCTAAAGTTTTGCTTCTCAGTTCAATCGCCATTCTCACAGTCTTTAGCCTATCCGCTCAAGCCAAAGAAATAGCTGATACCGTATTTATCAACGGACAGATAGAGACCCTCAATACCAAGCAGCCCAAAGCAAATGCCGTTGCCATCAAGAATGAAACATTTATTGCTGTTGGTTCGAATCAAAAAATCAAATTATTTATCGGGCCGACAACCAAAATTATCGACCTTCAACAACAATTGGCAGTTCCTGGATTCGTTGATGCTCATACGCACCCTATAAAAACGATTTGGCTAAAAGAAGCATGGGTTGATGCCCGCTTCCCTGACACACCATCAGTAAAGCAAGCATTGCTCAATATTGCCGAACGAGTAAGCAAAACACCAAAGGATCAATGGATCTATGTAGCTGGAGTATCGGCCAGTGAAAATAAGTTTGCTGAAAAGCGCCTTCCTACAAAAGCAGAGCTAGATCAAGTAGCGCCAAATAACCCCGTCATTATGGCAAATGGTGCCCATATGGCCATTGCCAATAATGTGGCTCTTGCAAAAATGGGAATTAAGAAAGGAGTTACCAAACTACGTCATGGTGCTTGGCGTATTAGCCGATAA
- a CDS encoding 7TM-DISM domain-containing protein has product MHTEELFQNFLLLIALTTGCANASDSYLLGQAYFEDLSNSLDVQDVKKEKFISYKGWLSKGYRPSTYWIRSDIRPSDKDLILRIRPAYVESIELFDSSTAQGNRMTGAKYPVSEADIEAFNHNFNLGADKRERQVYLKVKSVRTYVLNFQVMPLVEFLSVEQTNSLIFVAYAVFTFSLALWLLGAWFANREIVLGLFVVQQFISFLHAIFLLGYARVFLITMLINLFLIT; this is encoded by the coding sequence TTGCATACTGAAGAACTTTTTCAAAATTTCCTATTGCTTATAGCTCTTACCACTGGGTGTGCCAACGCTAGCGATAGCTATCTGCTTGGCCAAGCCTATTTTGAAGACTTGAGTAATTCACTTGATGTGCAAGATGTCAAAAAGGAAAAATTTATCTCTTATAAAGGGTGGTTGTCAAAAGGTTATCGACCATCAACCTATTGGATTAGATCAGATATTCGCCCATCTGATAAAGATTTGATCTTAAGAATCAGGCCGGCTTATGTTGAAAGTATTGAACTTTTTGATTCCTCGACTGCTCAAGGGAATAGGATGACTGGTGCTAAATACCCCGTCTCCGAAGCAGATATTGAAGCATTCAATCATAACTTTAACTTAGGGGCTGATAAACGGGAAAGACAAGTTTATTTGAAAGTGAAATCAGTTCGCACTTATGTCCTTAATTTTCAAGTGATGCCACTTGTGGAATTTTTAAGTGTAGAACAAACAAATAGCTTGATTTTTGTGGCTTATGCCGTGTTTACCTTTTCACTTGCTTTATGGCTATTGGGTGCGTGGTTTGCTAATCGTGAGATAGTTCTTGGCCTATTTGTGGTTCAACAATTTATTTCATTTTTGCACGCAATTTTTCTATTGGGATATGCGCGTGTTTTTTTGATCACTATGTTGATCAATCTATTCTTAATTACTTGA
- the ahpC gene encoding alkyl hydroperoxide reductase subunit C yields MSIINTAVQPFKTEAFHNGKFVTVTDETLKGHWSVLIFMPAAFTFNCPTEIEDAAENYAEFQKLGSEVYIVTTDTHFSHKVWHETSPAVGKAKFPLVGDPTHTLTNAFGVHIPEAGLALRGTFIINPEGIIKTAEIHSNEIARDVSETLRKLKAAQYTAAHPGEVCPAKWKEGTATLTPSLDLVGKI; encoded by the coding sequence ATGTCCATCATCAATACCGCAGTTCAACCATTTAAAACCGAAGCTTTCCACAATGGCAAGTTTGTAACCGTCACTGATGAAACCCTCAAGGGTCATTGGTCGGTTCTTATTTTCATGCCAGCAGCTTTTACATTTAACTGCCCTACTGAAATTGAAGACGCAGCGGAGAACTATGCTGAATTCCAAAAGTTAGGCTCTGAAGTGTATATCGTGACAACTGATACTCATTTCTCACACAAGGTTTGGCATGAAACTTCACCTGCAGTAGGAAAAGCAAAGTTCCCACTCGTTGGCGACCCAACACACACCTTGACCAATGCATTCGGCGTTCATATTCCTGAAGCTGGTTTGGCTTTGCGTGGCACATTCATCATCAATCCTGAAGGCATCATTAAGACAGCAGAAATTCATTCAAATGAAATCGCTCGTGATGTTTCAGAAACTTTGCGCAAGTTGAAAGCTGCCCAATACACAGCGGCTCACCCAGGCGAAGTTTGCCCAGCTAAGTGGAAAGAAGGCACAGCAACATTAACCCCTTCTTTAGACCTTGTAGGCAAGATCTAA
- a CDS encoding sensor histidine kinase yields MANKLLFKEYSIRRFFGYLFNGAICTSIFIIGLLIIGSVGLALKINASLVLLIAVLFWVTALFGTGADGVAKNINLPINILRVYYTFNVGMWVVIVLPVLGVIQSNEVFTYSNFIYSALSGLLFCWILQYRAKTILKNEVLKSAALKEEVENERIRREEQGKLMSMLTHEIRTPLSVLKLVVDRKVAGSDLEDYANRAVSNIDSIIDKCIQLDQLGLNVLQIHKSQFNFLALLNSIIADSRIDNRFLIRGNADVEIESDRDIVHVITSNLLGNAIKHSAPETSINIDLEILDSSSSRRLQFSVQNVIGPMGAPRSCTRI; encoded by the coding sequence TTGGCAAATAAACTTCTGTTTAAAGAGTACTCAATAAGGCGTTTTTTTGGATATCTTTTTAATGGAGCCATTTGTACTTCTATTTTTATTATTGGGCTATTGATTATTGGTAGCGTAGGTCTCGCCTTAAAGATCAATGCATCACTGGTTCTATTGATAGCAGTTTTATTTTGGGTAACAGCACTTTTTGGAACTGGCGCAGATGGAGTGGCAAAGAATATTAATCTTCCCATCAATATTCTTCGTGTCTATTACACATTTAATGTAGGTATGTGGGTTGTCATAGTGCTTCCTGTGCTGGGTGTTATTCAGTCGAATGAGGTGTTTACCTACTCTAATTTCATTTATAGCGCATTAAGCGGCCTTTTGTTTTGTTGGATTCTTCAGTATCGGGCAAAAACCATTTTGAAAAATGAAGTTCTCAAATCTGCTGCGCTTAAGGAGGAGGTTGAAAATGAAAGAATTAGGCGGGAAGAGCAGGGCAAGCTAATGTCTATGCTGACTCATGAGATCAGAACCCCTTTATCAGTCTTAAAGCTAGTTGTAGATCGGAAGGTAGCCGGGTCTGATCTTGAGGATTATGCCAATAGAGCGGTCAGTAATATTGATTCAATTATTGATAAGTGCATACAGCTAGACCAGTTAGGTTTAAATGTTCTTCAAATTCACAAATCTCAATTTAATTTTTTAGCCTTACTCAATTCGATTATTGCTGATAGTCGAATTGATAACAGATTTTTAATTCGGGGAAATGCTGATGTTGAGATTGAATCTGACAGGGATATCGTACATGTCATTACTTCTAATCTTCTCGGAAATGCTATTAAACATTCAGCACCAGAAACGAGTATCAATATTGATTTGGAAATTCTTGATTCGAGCTCAAGCAGACGTCTTCAATTTAGCGTGCAGAATGTGATTGGTCCTATGGGTGCACCCCGATCCTGCACTCGCATTTGA
- a CDS encoding alpha/beta fold hydrolase encodes MGYREFYDAVLMNGRSYQGPTLILWGDQDGIFSVTGLPALKKRFHQSWAKSLPEASHLLILDQPKKGWLIYIVIF; translated from the coding sequence TTGGGATATCGTGAATTTTATGATGCAGTTCTTATGAATGGACGCTCTTACCAAGGGCCTACATTAATTTTGTGGGGCGATCAGGATGGCATCTTTAGCGTTACCGGACTACCGGCTTTAAAAAAGCGTTTTCACCAATCGTGGGCTAAAAGCCTCCCGGAGGCTTCCCATCTGCTGATATTGGACCAACCTAAGAAGGGGTGGTTGATCTATATAGTGATTTTTTGA
- a CDS encoding DUF1622 domain-containing protein — MNLIEIIRSVSDVMDALGVAVVSLGVLWGLIGFAKGLITQTADIAYKTFRIQIVRSLILGLEVLVAGDVIRTVAISPQPH, encoded by the coding sequence ATGAATCTCATTGAAATCATTCGCAGTGTCAGCGATGTCATGGATGCCCTTGGGGTAGCCGTAGTCTCGCTTGGTGTTTTGTGGGGTCTGATCGGTTTTGCAAAAGGCTTAATTACGCAGACGGCAGATATTGCCTACAAAACTTTTCGTATTCAGATCGTTCGCTCTCTCATATTGGGTCTTGAGGTATTGGTAGCGGGGGATGTCATTCGTACTGTGGCTATCAGTCCACAGCCTCACTAG
- a CDS encoding flagellar motor protein MotB: MRITQNKYNQLDQAYTQLQQAYQDDEVEIRQLQGELRITIRDKILFPEGGYRLNSQAEQVLAKMAPTLSGFKNTKVVVRGYTDNVAIGAGLRSQGIATNLDLSSKRADNVGDFLIRKGVSPSLISAQGMGESNPVASNDTPDGRAQNRCIEVTLVGPGN; the protein is encoded by the coding sequence ATGCGTATCACACAGAACAAATACAACCAATTGGATCAGGCTTACACACAGCTTCAACAGGCCTACCAAGATGATGAGGTTGAAATTCGTCAATTGCAAGGCGAGTTGCGTATTACGATTCGTGACAAAATTTTGTTCCCAGAGGGTGGCTATCGCTTGAACTCTCAGGCTGAGCAAGTATTGGCAAAAATGGCGCCAACTTTATCTGGCTTCAAAAATACTAAAGTAGTGGTACGAGGATATACAGATAATGTCGCTATTGGTGCTGGCTTGCGTAGCCAGGGAATTGCAACTAACCTCGACTTATCTTCTAAGAGAGCTGACAACGTGGGGGACTTCCTCATTCGTAAGGGTGTAAGCCCAAGCTTGATTTCTGCTCAAGGTATGGGCGAATCCAATCCTGTAGCTTCTAACGATACGCCAGATGGCCGTGCACAAAATCGTTGTATTGAAGTGACTTTGGTTGGTCCAGGTAATTAA
- a CDS encoding amidohydrolase family protein produces the protein MVIKSSKKHLKKYDNDRLIFHGVKFYSDGGYMPETMHMGNPAYIDGSIGGPSAYANAKAFSSAMKPWWDAGFQIHVHSNGDVGNQDTLNALQLLQDSKPRFDHHFTVNHFGIPSTAMVFKIKALNAVVSANITYISERAKLEYPAALGMDRTSIATRIGMLVRNGIVTSIHLDAPVSAPNPLQEAWSVVTRRDVYKDGKVWAPAEALPSSETMMKMITINAAYTLGVGG, from the coding sequence ATGGTGATAAAGTCGTCGAAGAAGCATTTAAAGAAATACGATAACGATCGTTTGATTTTCCATGGTGTGAAGTTTTATAGCGATGGGGGATATATGCCTGAGACAATGCATATGGGTAACCCCGCCTACATCGATGGCAGTATTGGCGGTCCATCTGCTTATGCAAATGCGAAAGCATTTTCATCTGCTATGAAGCCTTGGTGGGATGCTGGATTTCAAATCCATGTACATAGCAATGGTGACGTAGGTAATCAAGATACGCTCAATGCCTTGCAATTATTGCAAGATTCAAAACCACGCTTTGATCACCACTTTACGGTAAATCACTTTGGTATTCCGTCTACGGCCATGGTCTTTAAGATTAAGGCATTAAATGCAGTGGTAAGCGCCAATATTACCTATATCTCTGAACGCGCAAAGTTAGAATACCCCGCAGCACTAGGCATGGATCGCACCTCTATCGCCACACGAATAGGTATGTTGGTGCGCAATGGCATTGTTACCTCGATTCATTTAGATGCACCTGTTTCCGCTCCCAACCCATTGCAAGAGGCTTGGTCAGTAGTTACTCGCCGAGATGTGTATAAAGATGGCAAAGTTTGGGCGCCTGCCGAGGCCTTACCTTCATCAGAGACAATGATGAAGATGATTACCATAAATGCTGCCTATACATTGGGTGTTGGAGGATAA
- a CDS encoding nitroreductase yields the protein MNALTAAEAISSRMSVRAFTKETVSKQVILKLLNLAARAPSGTNTQPWKVYVLEGNILHKLCQQVCAAYDQIDVNPELAKEYQPAYEYYPAKWFSPYIDRRRENGWGLYGLLGITKGDKDKMHAQHRKNFEAFGAPVCFFFTIDKELGRGSMLDYGMFLENLMIAARGEGLDTCPQAAWNDYAKIILPIIGANENEMLVCGMALGYADKHEIVNTFHTLRVTAEEFTTWLS from the coding sequence ATGAATGCATTAACCGCAGCTGAAGCAATATCCTCCCGGATGTCTGTTCGCGCTTTTACTAAAGAGACCGTTTCAAAGCAGGTCATCTTAAAGCTACTCAATTTAGCTGCGCGCGCGCCATCTGGTACCAATACGCAACCTTGGAAGGTATATGTATTAGAGGGGAATATTCTTCATAAGCTGTGCCAACAAGTATGTGCAGCTTATGACCAAATTGACGTCAATCCTGAGTTGGCAAAAGAATATCAACCTGCATATGAGTATTACCCGGCTAAGTGGTTCAGCCCCTATATTGATAGACGCCGTGAAAATGGCTGGGGTTTATATGGCCTACTTGGAATTACTAAGGGCGATAAAGACAAGATGCATGCTCAACATCGAAAGAACTTCGAAGCATTTGGTGCGCCAGTATGTTTCTTTTTCACTATAGATAAAGAGCTGGGAAGAGGTTCAATGCTGGACTATGGAATGTTCTTGGAAAACTTGATGATTGCTGCCAGAGGGGAGGGGTTGGATACTTGTCCTCAAGCAGCCTGGAACGATTATGCAAAAATTATTTTGCCCATCATAGGCGCCAATGAGAATGAAATGCTCGTATGTGGCATGGCATTAGGCTACGCAGACAAACATGAGATCGTCAACACCTTTCATACTCTACGAGTGACTGCTGAGGAATTTACTACTTGGTTGAGTTAA
- a CDS encoding phasin family protein — protein MFQNQLNDQFANAQAKAIENAKHLAQVAVESTQELAEINQAAAKDALVVAQDASTQLLAIKDPQQLAKLAQPEAAQEAAKYAAAYQAKVNKVVRNGNKEVAQVS, from the coding sequence ATGTTTCAAAACCAATTAAACGATCAATTTGCTAATGCACAAGCTAAAGCTATCGAAAACGCTAAACATTTGGCACAAGTTGCTGTTGAAAGCACTCAAGAATTAGCTGAAATCAACCAAGCTGCTGCTAAAGATGCTTTAGTTGTTGCTCAAGATGCAAGCACACAATTATTAGCAATTAAGGACCCACAACAGTTGGCTAAATTAGCTCAGCCTGAAGCTGCTCAAGAAGCCGCTAAGTACGCTGCTGCTTACCAAGCTAAAGTAAACAAAGTAGTTCGTAACGGTAACAAAGAAGTTGCTCAAGTAAGTTGA
- a CDS encoding amidohydrolase family protein: MTQPAGDFKRAGGKFTLHSDTPVSNVGPLNYVSEEVTRLWQLLPQKVLGPDQAVTVDDALRAITIDAACQTFSDDKVGSLEVGKQADLVILEKNPRQTPPAEIRNIKVKGAWVDGKPVNLN, encoded by the coding sequence TTGACCCAGCCAGCCGGAGACTTTAAGCGTGCTGGCGGTAAATTTACTTTACACAGTGATACACCAGTTTCCAATGTCGGTCCTTTGAACTATGTGAGCGAGGAAGTGACGCGCTTATGGCAGTTGCTACCACAAAAGGTATTGGGCCCTGATCAAGCGGTAACCGTAGATGATGCTTTGCGTGCTATTACCATTGATGCAGCCTGCCAAACATTTTCTGATGACAAGGTTGGTAGCTTAGAGGTTGGTAAGCAAGCTGACTTGGTTATTCTGGAAAAGAATCCGCGTCAGACTCCCCCTGCAGAAATCCGCAACATTAAGGTGAAGGGTGCTTGGGTTGATGGCAAGCCAGTTAATCTCAATTGA
- a CDS encoding amidohydrolase family protein — protein sequence MLEDKVGSIEAGKFADFAVLDADPQTIPAIKIKDVAVHATVLGGKVIPVLETKKPRPLN from the coding sequence GTGTTGGAGGATAAGGTCGGCAGTATTGAAGCTGGTAAGTTTGCTGACTTTGCAGTATTAGACGCTGATCCGCAAACTATTCCTGCAATCAAGATTAAAGATGTTGCAGTACATGCAACAGTTTTAGGCGGCAAGGTCATTCCTGTGTTAGAAACGAAAAAGCCTAGACCTTTGAATTAA
- a CDS encoding phasin family protein, producing the protein MSKKPLDMNAMPGQQRAMDATRAAGRVAMESAQAIAQINQKASQELAELIQKRVSELMKTQDPRSAFEYVHAEVLQDAAKEISQYHNQLLQVLKSGNQDLAEIAEKMIQESKADLIHFVNDATDNAPAGSEAYVSVFKTSFNTALQNFELIRAAMADSFANFEKSVENVSNLTTPKSASKKKG; encoded by the coding sequence ATGAGCAAGAAACCGTTGGATATGAATGCTATGCCAGGGCAACAAAGAGCCATGGATGCAACAAGAGCTGCAGGACGGGTTGCGATGGAAAGTGCACAAGCCATTGCGCAAATTAATCAGAAGGCGTCTCAAGAATTAGCTGAATTGATTCAGAAGAGGGTGTCAGAGCTCATGAAAACTCAAGACCCTCGATCCGCTTTCGAATATGTTCACGCGGAAGTATTGCAAGATGCCGCTAAAGAAATATCTCAGTATCACAATCAGTTGCTACAGGTGCTAAAAAGTGGCAATCAGGATTTGGCTGAAATTGCTGAAAAGATGATTCAAGAATCTAAAGCGGATTTAATTCATTTTGTAAATGATGCTACTGATAATGCGCCCGCGGGAAGTGAGGCATACGTTTCGGTATTTAAAACCTCATTCAATACTGCTCTGCAGAATTTTGAATTGATTCGCGCAGCTATGGCTGACTCATTCGCTAATTTTGAGAAGAGTGTGGAGAACGTGAGCAATCTTACTACTCCAAAATCTGCATCAAAAAAGAAGGGCTGA